The DNA region CAGGGGTGATATCCGACCGCTTCATTATGATTCAGCCTTTTTCCGCGGGGTTAAAAAAACAGTTGAAAACAGTTGAAAAAAAGTATAATCAAATCAGTTAACTTTTGGGAACCTGTACTATAATTCGGTATGGGTGTAAAGATATATGAGCGATAGCGGCGGCGGCGGGAAAGCAGCCCCGTTTATTCGCCTTCGACTGGGCATCCCGACCCGCCGGGGCGGGATTGCAGAATATTTCATTAATGTGCCGGACAGGGAGTATAATGAACAAGTTGCTGAATGAGCTGAAAGTCAAAATTATTGAGGTGCTGAACCTGATGGATGTGAGCCCGGATGATATCTCCGATGACGGTCAGCTGGTGGGTGGAAATCTCGACATTGATTCCATCGATGTTTTAGAGCTGGTTATCATGATTGAAAAGGACTACGGCGTAAAAATCGATAACAGGGAGCTGGGGGCAAAAGTGTTTGCATCCATTCGGACCCTGGCGGAATATGTTCATAAAAACTCGAAAGTGGTCACCGCGTGACCGGCAGCTATTTCCGTCCTGAAAAGTTTTTCTTAAGCCATCACCCCCCTGCCACTTAGCTATATCCAAATGAAAATACTGCTTATTTCTGCAAATACGTTAACGGACCCCTACCCGGTTTATCCCCTGGGACTGGACTACGTTGCCGGCGCTATACCGGATACCCATGAGGTCCGGATTGCAGATATCCATACGCATAACGGGGAAAGGCTGGCGGATGAGATCCGGCAGTTTTCACCGGATATCATCGGAATTTCTTTGCGAAATGTCGACACAACGGACACCACCAATCCGAAGGGATTTGTCGGGTCTTACCGCACCCTTACAGAGACCATCCGAAAAAATTCAGACGCCGTTGTCATTTTAGGGGGGAGCGGCTTGACGATTTTTCCCGATGAAATGATGAAGGCGCTGGATGCCGATTACGGGGTTATGGGTGAAGGGGAGCGTATCGCCGGGTTGATCGAGGCCATCGAAAACCATCAGGATGTTTCCGGCATTCCGGGTATCATCACCCGGGAAGCCCCCGGACCCATGCCCGCCCCCTGGGAACAAAACATTGTTCGAAAATTCAATCATCAAACCGAGTATCTGGCGTATTACCTTAAGAACGGGGGGATGTTAAACCTGCAGACCAAACGGGGCTGCCACTTCAACTGCATCTATTGCACCTATCCGCATATTGAGGGCCGCCGGTTGCGGCTGGTGGACCCGGCGGCGGTTGCAGAAACCGCCAGGCGCCTGGAATCGGCCGGGGCCAAATACCTGTACATGACCGACGCGGTGTTTAATTCCGACGGCGAGCACAATATCGCAGTTGCCCGAGCGCTTAAAAAGGCCGGCGTGACGATTCCCTGGGGCGCTTTTTTCGCCCCGCTCAACCCGCCGCCGGATTACTATAAGATTTTAGCGGACAGCGGCCTGACCCATGTGGAATTCGGGACCGAGTCCCTTTCGGATCGTGTCTTAACGTCTTATCAAAAGCCGTTTAAGGTCAGCCATGTCATGGCCGCACACCGGGCGGCTGTGGATGCGGGGTTGTATGTGGCCCATTACCTGCTGCTGGGGGGTCCCGGGGAAAATCGGGAAAGCCTTGACAAAACGCTCCAAAATATTGACAAGCTTGACAGGACCGTTATTATACTCTTTTGCGGCGTACGCATCTATCCCCATACGCCATTGTTTAGAATTGCGGTAAAGGAGGGACAGATCTTTGAAACCGACAGCCTGCTGGAACCGGTTTTCTACCATGCGGCGGGGATCGGGTCGGACGAGATCATCGGACGCGTGTCGGAATTGGCCCAGAGCCGTCCCAACTGGCTGGTCGGGGCCGGAGATCCGGACACTGCCAAGATGATAACAAAACTTTACCAGCATGGGCATACGGGACCGCTGTGGGAACGTCTGATTTGAGACCTTACAAATGGTTGAATATTTAAGATGTGGTATGTTATAAAAAGCGTTCACGATTCCGATCCGGGGGAAATATCTCTGGATATCCAGGTGCCGCCGGAATCCAACTGGTTTTCCGGCCATTTCCCGGGAGAACCGATTCTGCCGGGAATTGCCCAGCTGGGGATGGTGTTTGACGCCGTCAACCGGAAGGAGGGGCGGAATTTTAAAATAACCGGCATCCGGCGGGTCCGGTTCAAGCAGATTATCAGACCGGACGATCCCCTGCACCTTACGGTTAAAGCCCGGAAAGAGAGTGCGGGGGCCTATGACTTCCGCATTCAGGTGAACGCGGAACTGGCCTGC from Desulfobacterales bacterium includes:
- a CDS encoding phosphopantetheine-binding protein → MNKLLNELKVKIIEVLNLMDVSPDDISDDGQLVGGNLDIDSIDVLELVIMIEKDYGVKIDNRELGAKVFASIRTLAEYVHKNSKVVTA
- a CDS encoding lipid biosynthesis B12-binding/radical SAM protein encodes the protein MKILLISANTLTDPYPVYPLGLDYVAGAIPDTHEVRIADIHTHNGERLADEIRQFSPDIIGISLRNVDTTDTTNPKGFVGSYRTLTETIRKNSDAVVILGGSGLTIFPDEMMKALDADYGVMGEGERIAGLIEAIENHQDVSGIPGIITREAPGPMPAPWEQNIVRKFNHQTEYLAYYLKNGGMLNLQTKRGCHFNCIYCTYPHIEGRRLRLVDPAAVAETARRLESAGAKYLYMTDAVFNSDGEHNIAVARALKKAGVTIPWGAFFAPLNPPPDYYKILADSGLTHVEFGTESLSDRVLTSYQKPFKVSHVMAAHRAAVDAGLYVAHYLLLGGPGENRESLDKTLQNIDKLDRTVIILFCGVRIYPHTPLFRIAVKEGQIFETDSLLEPVFYHAAGIGSDEIIGRVSELAQSRPNWLVGAGDPDTAKMITKLYQHGHTGPLWERLI